A stretch of DNA from Polyodon spathula isolate WHYD16114869_AA chromosome 20, ASM1765450v1, whole genome shotgun sequence:
cccccccccccccaaaaaaaaatccttaagcTTTGTTGGAAAAATCTGCCTTAATACTTGCTTAGAAAAACCCATTTCAAAACACAACgaatatcaaataaaaaacacaaatcaaacataACTTATGTCCCTCCTCTCAATTGCTTTCAATTTGGTATGTGCAATGACTGAATTAAAGCATTTGAACGAGGGAGTTTGTAAGCACTTCTTGCAGTACCATTTGGAAAGCCCCAtcatgtgcttaaaaaaaaaaaaaatgtatagcaacATTTTTATAATCTGTAATAAGAGGGACATCATCACCAgcctcctccacctcccccaAGCTTACTGGAAGTTCATTTTACACAAGGCAGCAAAGGTTCAACAACTGCAACTTAGCAATTCTGGGTGACTAGCATTAGAGATTAAACAGCGTTGTAGGAGTCATAGTTGATGCTAGTATTCTCTTCGGTTAAGCCTTAGGGGTTGtcttgatcaacctataccctgcaGGATAAGCCACAAATAGCTGGACTGCACCTGGGAAATCACCCTGGATTCCATCAGCCACTTCTATGTGGTTATCCTGGGATTACTCCTACAAATAATGCAATCCAGTTAGAACACAGAACTTTACCTTTGAAactgatttctgtaaaaaaaggcagaactttttttttttaaactgcaaacagATGCAACAAGAACAGCTTTTATATGCTATATGATACACAATGAAAGACAATATAATGACAAATAACAACCCAAAAGATATAGTCCCTTTAATGCAGGAGATAGCCGATAATAATCCTGCTGTTTTAGTAGTTATTTTGTTCTGGCCGCCCAGTTACAAAACAGTGCCCACTTGTAACTTATACACTCCCAAGCATTAAACATGAAATAGAAAGTGATCCAAAGCATCCAAAAGCAGGTAACCAATATTTAACTCTTCTTGTGCCACTGTCCACCTCTGAAAGGAAACCAAACAAGGCTTGAGTTCAGGAACGACTAAATATGTTCTAGGTTTGCAAGcaaccatctgttttttttttttttattgtctgaaGTAAAAAGTATTCTTTCATGCCCCTGACATAGAAAAGTACTGGAGTTGGAAGGCAAACCACGTGGCAAGTTAAGAGTTAAACATTGTATTTGCTTCACTACATCAGACATCAATGACCTAAACACCAACATGCATAGCAAAAGCTactatacacactgtacattaggAGACTGGACAGCCCCAGAAAAGTTACATTATATTGAAGTACACCCTAttgaaaactgtgtttaaaataacaataatgaaaatgGACTTGCTTACATCACTTAGTTTCTAAAATGAAATTTGTTTATTACTggttgtgaaaaaacaaatgcaaatattttaatttttaaaacactttttgacACAAGGCTGTTGAGGGTTTTGACCCTCATCTAATACATGTATGTGTTTTAACTTAACTTCATTGATATAGCTTTTGCTACAGAGAAAACTATTAGTTCCCCATTGCTACTGTGGGTGGacagtaaataaatagaaaaaaatgagaATTTTTTAGCTAACATTTCAGCAGGGAGGTACAGACCCAGCTTTAACACTCAAATTCAAGTGGTTAAGTAGGCTGgaaaaaacaatgataaaactttacacacacacacacacacacacacacacacacacacacacaccgccccTTGTACATTTTCTTGGAATGCATCTATATTAtctaaaaaggaaaaacagaaatCACACATTGACAAAGTTATGAGAACCTTCCATTCACCATATGCAGAAAagagagagtaaaaaaaaaaaaaaaaaaagctaggatATCCTGATCTGTTTCATGCGCGTTTGCGGTAAACTAACCAGAACTTGAGAGCAGGTCCACAGAGGCTGACAGATCACGCGCTGGTAACCTATTACTACTTCAGCAGGGAAGCAAACAGCCTGCTGGCTTCAGGGCTTTCAATCCTGTCCACCTGCACTCAAAATAGCATGTCTCTGCAAGAACACCATCAGGACTAGAACAGAACTGGGGAACCACAAACTCATTACTACTGTGTGCTTACAATgtgtttatgaaataaaaaactaaatatgtgtTCAACACTGGATGTGAAATTATCCACATTTTAGGTTGTTTTTCCTAAAATATTTAGAATTGATCTAATTTAAAACAGTAGTTTCATTTactgggaaatatatatatatatatatatatatatatatatatatatatatatatatatatatatatatatatatatatatatattgcacaaaaCATTCAGTGGAGTTGGCTACTGTAGATCTGTTAACGAGAAagcagtgaagaaaaaaaaatgtccaggtTATAACAAAAACTCCAGTTCTTCCTACTATGCCCAGTCAAACATTTACTCACATCTTTCCACTAAACCAGACTCTAAAGGTGCACCTGTTCAGTTCGAACCCTGATTGAATACAGTGATCAATGGCAGTGCAGCTGTGCTTTAGAACACCAAAACATTCAATATTagaacacttttaaaaacatagcCTTACCCACTCACCCACCCACCCCTAAACCTACCACTGATACAGTGGCAGGTCAACTAGATGATTGCTGATTCACAAGTATTTATGTGTGTCttattttaaatttgacaaaTTCTCAATAATGCAGAGTCATTGAAAGGCATCAGGTGTTTGAGAATTTCCATTGGTCCATTCCATAACAGAATCTTCAACTGGAGACTTTCATCAGTAATCCTCCTTTAACATTCTTTACAGAGTGGAGAGGCCTCTGCAGAGAGAGTTCAGAGACCTTTGGACTGCAAGGCTGAATATAGACCTTCATTTAGCAGCTCACAGTACCTGGTCTCCCTCAGCTTTAAATCTTGGCACACATTCCTGACTCTCCCATCCCTCAAAGTTTTACAGAAGCTCTGTTCTGCCTGAATAGATTCTTGTAACATTCATTCTTAACACACCCAGCAATTGTGGGAGTAAGCACAGAAATCCTGTGGCATCACTTTTGTTCAGCTAATCATGAAAGCTGTTTGAATACATTTCACTCTCAATAACCAATCAGAACACAACTCCAGAGGTCCACAACCCTAAACGTCAGAGATCACAAGAAATTTCTAGGGGTCACAGTCATTAGAAAAGGACTTTCCCGAAACCAGACtcctattgcttttctctaaAATGAGGACATTCTCcatatacctctctctctctctctctctatttctttATAGCAAGCTTATGttgttgtgctttttctttttctttttaaacaattcaagTTAAGGCGAAGGTGTCCTGTTTCGTATTTTCCTGTAAAGGGGGCGATGGGGGTTCTGGTCACTTCTGCCTTACAATCTCCTCATACTTAGGCGGAGGGTCACTATAGGGGGCACTGTTTTCGTCACTGCTGCTCTCCACATGTCCGATGACTTCCTCATAAGAAGGGGGTGGTGTGGCACTGGAGAGCCGGGAGGCAACAGAGACAGAAGTGTCCTGAACATACAGTGTCCGGTTGGCGTGCCCGCTGCTAGCTGCCCCTGCCCTGGCGCTGGGCTCATGGTGAGGCAGTTCTGTGGTCGTATGCGAGGGCTCCCGGTGCACCAGGATGCGGGGCAGGCTACGGGAGGTCCGGTTGGTGAGGTAGCGGTTCTGGGAGTAAGCGGGACGGCGGCGCGTGGTTTTCTGAAGCTGGCACCTCCAGATGATGAAGAGTGCGATGATGATGAGCAAGGCCACGCCCAACAGGGGCACCACCATGTACATGGTGTCAGAGCGCTCAGTCTGCGGGTCAAAGTTGGTGCTCACTGTGTAGTAGGTTTTCCAGAATTCCATCTGCAACAACAATACGAGCTACATTGCCATTATCTGCCATGGATAGAAATGCAAGCACTGTGAAAATGCTGGTCAGCATGACTTGCATTTACAGTTTTTTGAATAACTTTACCAAAAGTATATGCCTAGAAGTCGCATCAAATTCAGGCAAGCAGTTTCAAAGATTGAGCTTATGACCCTAGTTTGAGCTACATAACCTGGAACAAACTAAACTACTATGCAATGAGAGGCTTGTTTTCATCCCTGCTTCATTACACCAACCAGTCCACAACTCATAAGTAGGTCACCAATCTTATGGGGGTCCCCAGTAGCTCTCCTACTAAAAGCACAGCATTTGGAATGCAGGGGAACTCATGAGAATCCGTTTGTGTTGATTTGCACATCTTGGCTGGGTACCCACAGGGCAAGCGGTCTTGGACTTTGTTCTCCTGGATGGTTAGGGAGGTAAATTGGCCGAGTAAAGCACTTCACTGTATTTCAGTGACCTCCCCACTAGTCAGGCAACCACAAGTCCAAGTAAACTTCCCAGGTTGAGGCCTcagacagaaagacaaacaggCACCTCCTCATATACACAGATTCTGataaattaaaaagaacaaatgaccagaccaagtttcatcacatcaTTGGATCAACGGTTCACCAGGTACatgtaaagacacacacacacacacacacacacacacacttgcccTCACTATATCCTCATTGCTGAGACAAACAAGTCACACACAACAAGGGTCTCAGAAAGCCAAGCGTCAAGTTTAGGACTTTAACCATTGTTATGGATCACAGTGCATGTTTGTAAGGCTTTAGTTTGTGGTTAGGCTAAATGTCATCAGGGTTTGATTAGAAGATTTCAGAATTTGGGTTAATGTGTGTTTAGGAGTCTCAGCAGTCAAGAACAAGTGAGTAACATTTTGGTAAATGAAGTAATATAAAAGTACGCTCTTCACACTGTATCTGGGTTCCACCACCACACAGTAAGCTATGTTGGAGAATGAGGAGAGGGAGAAGAGCGAAAGCGGTTACCGTCATCTCCTGGTTCTCAAAGACCTCCCTGGCCTCTTCATAGCTGCAGATCTCTTCGTTGCACTCGCGCTCAATGTTGCCCTGACGGAACTCTTCCAGGAAACTATTAGCCCTCGGCAGACGCTTGAGGAGGGATTTGGCGTCCTTCGCTTCTAGGAAAGCTGGGGGGGTGGGTGACGGCAGAAAATCAGAAACTCAAACCTTTCAGAACTGAAGCCGTCAGTGCAAGTACATGTCATCTCAAGTTGTCAAAGCCTTTCATGTAAGTTGTTTAAACAGTGGCAATGATCTGAAGTTTCCTATTACAAGGTAACTTTCTGAGGAGGATTTGTCGACCTTAGCCAAAGCAACAACTTGTAACTAAagccaaaaacatttcacatatcATATGACAAACAATTTGGCCTTTTTTCTTGCTAATTTGACTGTgtggaataaaataatacaagcatGATACAATATTTTATCGACTTCTGTCTTGCCAATATTACACCAATACAATTTAAGAGCGTTAATTGCTTACAGCATTGAGCCATCAAATATGGGGTGGGTATATTGAAAAATTTGACTTTATACTCTGGCTCTCAGTCTTGTAGAAGAAAGCTTGTTGAATTGCAGTATTCTTGCTTCTTTTTAATCCTGCtgcttcttttcatttttcacatcAGATAGGATTTCACTCTTAAACTGGTTCCCTGAGCCCTGAATCAAAGCGGCTGTGCtttcctctgtctgttttggtaCCAAGGGATGTCATTAGTTGTATTAAACAAAGCACCTCCAGCAACAGCAGTCTGCTCCTGCCTAGTTTTACTTTATCTTGGGGTGGCACTGTAATGTTAGTCATAGCATTATTTCCATCAATATACAGTACCATATAGCCTTTTATATCTTCCTCAGCTCCCAGTGAGGCATTAAAAACAAGGTAGGTACAGTAAGTAACAGACAGCAAATACACAAAGTCAatgatataaataacacattacagaGGCCCCCCTGTGAAATGCGGATACATATTTCAATCAAAACCAAGTGTTTAAGATACAGTCTTCTAAAAAAAATTAGCCAGTTGGGTGTTAGTTGGTTTCACAAATAAGATAGGGTTAGTGGATCAATAGGCTACCTTTTCATCCTTTCATCTGGTTTTGAATGGCTCTGATTGCAACCAAAATGAGTTTACGGTTTTACCCTCAATTTGGCACAGATGACACCAAAGAATTTATCAAAAGCCACTGCTTAAGAAGGTGTCCAGGACTTGAAGGCAAGGGGTTGTTCAGGTCAGGAATGAGATGTAATCTCTTGAAGAGCTGTCTCCTGGCCCCTGCGGGATCCTTGACTAATTGTAACCTCGCCTTTCACAAGCACTACATTTCACAATGTAAAAGCACATTAATACAAACAGTACAGTTAGGCAAACATGTTGCAAAGAGCATacaagaaatacactctcaacttgattagaggtagccacccaGGACATAAACATACAAAATACCTTAAAATACGTGTTTAAGATTAATATGgaatcataacattttaaaacaggagaaaaaacaaTGTTATAGTCAGCCTTGGAGTCAGTTGGCCCATCCTAATTTCATATTGCTGTGCCTGTGGTCAAGTTAATTACAAATCTAAATCCCCACCCGGGCTCCCCTGCTTTGCATACTCTCCAACTGAACACTTAACCCTGACCAGGTCATTTCAGAAAGAATCCCTCATATCAGTTTAATGTGGTAACTGCAGTGACTGAGCAgtttgcaatttgttttattattcatttacccTGTTTATCATTCCTATTTCCCAGTATGTTTTACTTATAACATGGTATACCTCAGTGCTGTTGTAGCAGAACACTTTTATTAACCTGTAATCCCCACCACTGGAGTTATGGAGATGCATCACTACTCCACCATCTTTCACTTcagaaaaacaatttaaaatcctATAGgacatattatattttagtaaacCTCTGTTACATATGATTGTATTATATCCTAATGATGTGTTCTGTTAATACACCAGGACACATGTATAAGTACTGCTGAACAGtgtattgtaatataaaataatgctaTGGAGAatgtttattatacattttctcTTCTCAACAGTAAGACATCACAAGGGACTGAAATACCATGCATCCCTATTGTAAAAAGCCCATGCatgttgtatatgtatatgcTGTGTATGCATCACTTTCAAAATGACAGGCAAGTTGTATTTTTCTCTCTTAAATAAAGACGTACTCACTTTCAGTCATCGTGCCAGACCACCACTTCTAATGGAATTCATTGACCTaccaaaaacagaaagaaacataagaaaagtttgagaaggagaaaaggccattcagcccatcaaggcttgtgccttgttagcacaccattctcttCTACTGGAGCTAAGTTAAAAGCACAgattctagtatttttttttgtttaaatgttcccagtgttttagatcctactacttcatatggtaggctattccatgcatttataactctgtgtaaaAACGTGCTTCCTACCATCTGTTCTTAACTTACTTTTTTAGCCTGGTGTAAAATCAATACTTAAAAGAAAAGTTAATGACAGCCTTCGGTTTCCTATTTTAATGGCAGCTTACCTTTGATCTTGGATTGAAGATACAGTACTATCttgatattaatataataatgatcAAGTGCAGTGTATTATGATTTTTTATGTGTTTGCTGGGAAATGATTGCTACTGTTTCTTGTCACACCGCTGTGCTGCAAACAAAAAGAATCATTTCACACATGGGTCGCTTGCTTATTTTTCTCTGTTTCCAGACAGCCAGGACGTAACAAACTGGTGGATTTAAAAGCATGTCAGTAAGTGACAAAATGACAAATGTGGTCACCaacaaattcaaaaaaaaaaaaagactatggtTCAAGATATCAGTCCCAAGCCAAAACTCTGTCATTTTCTGAATGAGTGTTTGCCCAGCAGGACATGTGGCATTTTGATATATTAATCCCACTAACAGAACATTCAGTTGTATCAGGTTTCATGCTTTTAGCACAATTGGAACAGTTTTGATTATATTTCAGTCTTGTCCACTGCACAAAatcacttcatttcattttgGAATTCCAAACAGAATTTAGATGCagtatattattttaacatttagaaGACATAGAGCAGacaaaaactggcaaaaaaaaaaaaaaaaaaaaaaaaataactaattacaGACTCATGCTGTGTTCTGAATAATGTGGTTCTAGTTAAGTTAGCATGACCTTTTCCTTTAGATGCAACATTCATACAAAATGGCACAAATGTTTTCTTATGTTCTACTTGACTCTTGGAGAAGGGCTAATCATCTATTAAGCTTATATTAACAGCTTTTAACACTAGCAGCGCACAATCCATTAAAACGACATTTGACATATAAATCAAAGTACATGATAGTCCTGAACAGCCTGCAAGTCTGTTCTTCACTGTTTATTCAGTGAGAAACTTTTTGGTGAGGTCTGCTCTTTCATTCGGGAGGCCAGATAAAAGTGCAGTCCCAATCTGAATCCGACATACCCCGGACTCCGTGTCTTTACGGAGAAGCATTGCTATATTCTCTGTTCGAAGTTTGTGCTCGGGAAATAGTTTTTCAATATTATAAGCAGCCAACTGTAAATACACAATCGTCGAGGTGTTCCCATGGTAACAACCTGGCGAAGGAGATGGCAGAAGAGACGCCAAAATACGTAGCGTAGGGCGAGCatgagtgaataaataaataaaaataaataaatatgttttttaaaagtttgtttcaaCACGCATTTCAATGTacagtgtatatttatattttaaatggctATCTATCAGTTTGTATCACGGGGAGTGGCGAGAATTATTTTTGACTTTGGCAAATGTTTTATTCTCAATTTACCAAACTATTAATGTCATACAAGCAACAacctaatacaaaacaaacaaacaaattcaaaaataaataaaagtaactaTATAGTTAAAGCACAATGCCGGAACAAAACTAATCCTTTGGGAATATGAATTCTGTATCTTTTTAACAATTGTACATTAATGAAAGTacgattaaaataattaattaaaattaattatataccCTCGCCTATCCATTCAGTAgtcttgttaaaataaaaataaattaaaaaaaaaaaccttgcgaAAAAATGTTCCATACcataatgaaatatttataaaaaccttCATTGTGGTTTTtgaaatgtatgtactgtaccatttacttttatttaacttCGTAGGAATATATAACACGTCTATGACACATACAAActatgaaaatatgttttcaaaattgtttataaaaataataaatagaaaatagaCCCCCATACCTTACATACTGCTGAACAGCAACAAGACCATCTTCATATAAGCCGTGGAGCGTCTGAGAGAGAAACGCAGTTCAGCCAATCACAAGACTCAGACCGACAGATTTATccaatcactgcaggaagaggtTTCTCGGATTTGTACGTGAACAGCCCtcttttaacaatgcattacgGGGGTTGATGTTCATTCGCCCTTCCTTACTTTATTCTTTGAAATTAATTCgccaaaaagtaaaaaaaatatataaccttcGCGCGACATCTGTCATTGGATATAAGGGGTTATCGTTCTTTTTCAGaggatttgatttttttaaatttttacatttttttttagaaaagagcTACCTTTCAgactaaaaaatgaataattatttgCCACACCTTTGTACAAAAGACTACAACTACCAGAATGAATCCCTACAACACGGGTCCAGTCcccttgctattttttttttctaaaaagctgtTTTGCAACAAGCATGGAAGTTGGGGATCTTggcttgttgttttcattttgagtGACCGggtgtttttgtcattttaaatagttaattGTGTTGTATAATTCAAGCCCCAGTACAGGAAACACACCCTATAGAGATTGTGTATGATCGATAATTATGCTCAGTGCTATtccttatgtgtttttttattattattattatttttattttttttagtaattctAGATCCACAATGTTCTCATCATTAGCAGATTTAGGACTGACGGGGTTATTTAGAATTGAAACGCTTTGAGCCTTTGTGCTCACAAACAAAGAACAGATGTCGCTGGGATCAGAATGGGGTAGTGCGTTTGAAACTGTCTGGGTGTGTTTGTGAAACCGTGTGTATCTGTCCCGACCAGAAGAAAGCGTGAGGCACACCGTGATGCAGGTTTAGTCACAGGGCTGTgattagagtgtgtgtgtgtgtgtgtgtgtgtttcatgacGTCCTAGAAGCCGAGAAACTGCAAGAGCGACATGACTCCTTACAGTAGTTTTATAAACCTTAAAACAAACTCTTGGCTTTTTGACAATATCTATTAATTGGTAATCCAAAGCAGCTATCTAGAGAACCGCTAGAAAAGGACATTGTGTAGCTTTAGTTGTTAATTGTATCTCAATCTGGGGCAATAGGGAGGCCCCCTGTTTGTCTGCCCTTGAGAAGTGCTTCTTCCATGAATAGTGGGTGTGGATATACTTTAACAAACTATTGAGAACAGCAGAATAGGAGTGTAGtaaaaacagcaggcattctgtCTGTATTTCAAACTTATATTTTTACCGTTTCAAGCCGTCAGTGTTGGCCCTGGTGATAAACTTTTTTCATATAACTGATGTCCCTTAATTTCTAATTACAGCTGTGGGGGGCACTCAATGTAACTGACACAGATGAATACATGCAGATTAAGAAACATTGTGCCTCGTTCAGTACCAGCCTTAGCAGGCACCATCACAGAATCCCAATTCCTGGTGCAAAATGAAGATTCAATGAAACCTTGTAGTTCTGCATTCATATTAAATTAACA
This window harbors:
- the LOC121295528 gene encoding transmembrane gamma-carboxyglutamic acid protein 3-like; the encoded protein is MTETFLEAKDAKSLLKRLPRANSFLEEFRQGNIERECNEEICSYEEAREVFENQEMTMEFWKTYYTVSTNFDPQTERSDTMYMVVPLLGVALLIIIALFIIWRCQLQKTTRRRPAYSQNRYLTNRTSRSLPRILVHREPSHTTTELPHHEPSARAGAASSGHANRTLYVQDTSVSVASRLSSATPPPSYEEVIGHVESSSDENSAPYSDPPPKYEEIVRQK